In Pseudoalteromonas xiamenensis, the following are encoded in one genomic region:
- a CDS encoding sulfite exporter TauE/SafE family protein — protein sequence MKRYVVHPIFSVSWLPFWLIVAVYSTLVFHQGLQSALLSIAHEWQMALTMAFGSFVAGGTALGGGAVAFPVMTKLLHIDPATAKVFSLAIQSFGMTAATITILCRRIPVYGNVVLMALPMAALGVIGSLLFIAPHAPRLLTKSIFSVLLLCFAITLIYRWWRKAHHLPDHVRIDPKPLRFMLVAGFGGIASGLVGSGADIAIFALLVLAYQADVKRATATSVVIMAFTSIVGSVLNALYLKTITAEISAYLYAAIPIVVIGAPLGAYVCAKLKVASLVSFLLVLISLEVGFTSYELYRSF from the coding sequence GTGAAACGCTACGTAGTTCATCCTATTTTTTCAGTGAGTTGGTTGCCGTTTTGGTTGATTGTTGCGGTTTATAGCACGCTGGTTTTTCACCAAGGGTTGCAAAGTGCGCTATTAAGTATTGCCCATGAATGGCAAATGGCGCTGACGATGGCATTCGGCTCCTTTGTTGCCGGTGGTACGGCACTGGGTGGAGGCGCGGTTGCGTTCCCCGTTATGACCAAGTTGCTTCACATCGACCCAGCTACGGCCAAAGTTTTTTCTTTGGCTATTCAAAGTTTTGGAATGACTGCAGCGACCATCACGATTTTATGTCGGCGGATCCCCGTGTACGGTAATGTGGTGTTAATGGCATTACCAATGGCGGCACTTGGGGTGATCGGGAGTTTGTTATTTATCGCGCCTCATGCACCGAGATTGCTGACCAAAAGTATTTTTAGTGTATTACTGCTCTGCTTTGCGATTACGCTTATCTATCGCTGGTGGCGAAAAGCCCATCATCTCCCCGATCACGTTCGAATTGACCCAAAACCGCTTCGATTTATGTTGGTCGCGGGGTTTGGTGGAATTGCCAGTGGTTTAGTCGGCTCAGGCGCTGACATAGCGATCTTCGCCCTGTTGGTCTTAGCCTATCAAGCTGACGTTAAACGGGCGACAGCCACATCGGTGGTCATCATGGCATTTACTTCGATAGTGGGGAGTGTTCTCAATGCCTTGTATTTAAAAACAATTACCGCGGAAATTAGCGCCTATCTGTATGCTGCAATTCCCATCGTGGTGATTGGCGCTCCATTGGGTGCCTACGTATGCGCAAAGCTAAAAGTAGCTAGCTTAGTGAGTTTTCTGCTCGTGCTCATCTCACTTGAAGTGGGTTTTACCAGCTATGAGTTATATCGATCATTCTAA